From Leptospira congkakensis, one genomic window encodes:
- a CDS encoding DJ-1/PfpI family protein — protein sequence MLQIGILVFPEVEVMDFAGSFEVFSLAETNNREKLCNVFLVAEKTTPIRARNGLFVLPNFNYTNCPDMDILIVPGGYGAEELEIKNKTTLSWIKANYLKVKHLASICTGAFLLAEIGVLDGLEVTTHWMDIETLKNNYPMLNVKENVRYTDNGKILTSGGISSGIHMSFYLLQKQFGLEVALRTAKRVEYDWNPS from the coding sequence ATGTTACAAATAGGAATCCTTGTATTTCCTGAAGTGGAAGTGATGGACTTTGCAGGTTCCTTCGAAGTCTTTTCACTCGCAGAAACAAACAACCGCGAAAAACTATGTAATGTATTTCTTGTCGCGGAAAAAACAACTCCCATTCGCGCTAGAAATGGACTTTTCGTTTTACCCAATTTTAATTATACAAACTGTCCTGACATGGACATTCTCATTGTCCCAGGTGGATACGGGGCAGAAGAATTAGAAATCAAAAACAAAACAACACTTAGTTGGATCAAAGCGAATTACTTAAAAGTTAAGCATTTAGCTTCTATCTGTACAGGTGCTTTTCTATTGGCAGAAATTGGAGTTTTAGATGGATTAGAAGTCACCACCCACTGGATGGACATTGAAACTCTCAAAAACAACTATCCAATGTTAAATGTAAAAGAAAACGTTCGATACACAGACAATGGAAAAATTCTAACTTCTGGAGGAATTTCTTCCGGCATCCACATGAGTTTTTATCTCCTCCAAAAACAGTTCGGACTAGAAGTCGCCTTAAGAACCGCCAAACGTGTGGAATACGATTGGAATCCAAGTTGA
- a CDS encoding acyltransferase family protein: MFLWKALQSTWIRKHGENEALNGLRAIAILSVLFFHTVPSIGMIGWENTYFTKFLHTLDSGVALFFVLSGYLISNGLKREWLLNQKIDYKQFFIKRSLRIFPAYYFYLIITYLVVTAILQKGGENFSLSGNQSDPNSSLLMSYQNFKYDLIYLSDYFASYNIHTWSLAIEEKFYLFFPFVAGLLLFSLKGKNQGFTLLFLYLLPLVFRVFYYVSYGPNIEAFHQFHMRIDDLIAGIIVMEITNNQKIRKKLEEFKYHLLGFAFLIYVSNFILLVSENSFYKSIFSYNLYNLSFALFLVVAILGKNQFQKIMSIGFFRPIARLSYTMYLWNLLLAPVAFQSLAKPLKQNGFVTPIQFGMVTLQFFVYTFVFSMILYVLIEYPFLKWKSKLETK, from the coding sequence ATGTTTTTATGGAAAGCACTACAATCAACATGGATACGTAAACATGGAGAAAACGAAGCCCTAAATGGTTTACGAGCGATTGCGATTCTAAGTGTTCTTTTTTTCCACACAGTGCCCAGTATCGGAATGATTGGTTGGGAAAATACGTATTTCACAAAATTCTTACATACTTTAGATTCTGGTGTTGCTTTATTTTTTGTATTAAGTGGTTATTTGATTTCAAATGGACTTAAAAGAGAATGGTTGCTCAACCAAAAGATTGATTATAAACAATTTTTTATAAAACGTAGTTTGAGAATTTTTCCTGCCTATTATTTTTATTTAATCATAACCTATTTAGTGGTTACAGCCATCCTCCAAAAAGGAGGAGAAAACTTTTCTCTAAGTGGCAACCAATCAGACCCGAACAGTTCTTTATTGATGTCTTATCAAAATTTTAAATATGATTTAATTTACTTATCTGATTATTTTGCAAGTTATAATATACATACATGGTCTCTTGCTATTGAAGAAAAGTTTTACTTGTTTTTTCCATTTGTAGCTGGTTTATTACTTTTTTCTTTGAAAGGAAAAAACCAAGGATTCACCCTTCTTTTTCTTTATTTATTACCTTTGGTCTTCAGAGTTTTTTATTATGTTTCGTATGGTCCAAACATAGAGGCCTTTCACCAATTTCATATGAGAATCGATGACCTGATTGCAGGTATCATCGTAATGGAAATAACAAATAATCAAAAAATACGAAAAAAACTAGAAGAATTCAAATATCATCTTTTGGGTTTTGCTTTTTTAATCTATGTATCCAATTTCATTCTATTGGTTTCCGAAAATTCATTCTATAAATCTATTTTTTCTTACAATTTATACAATCTCTCCTTTGCTCTTTTTCTGGTAGTTGCCATCCTTGGAAAAAATCAATTTCAAAAAATTATGAGTATTGGATTCTTCCGTCCTATTGCAAGATTAAGTTACACTATGTATCTTTGGAATTTATTACTGGCACCAGTTGCTTTTCAATCGTTGGCTAAACCTCTAAAACAAAATGGTTTTGTGACACCAATTCAATTTGGTATGGTCACACTTCAATTTTTTGTTTATACGTTTGTTTTTAGTATGATTCTATATGTTTTGATCGAATATCCGTTTTTAAAATGGAAATCCAAATTAGAAACGAAATGA
- a CDS encoding DUF805 domain-containing protein translates to MSFQDAIKVCLQKYADFSGKAKRPEFWWWVVASIIISAALNMIFPLIGGIFSLAILLPSLSVGSRRLHDVGMSGWWQLIGLTGIGLLVLIFFWAQKGKG, encoded by the coding sequence ATGTCATTCCAAGATGCGATTAAGGTATGTTTACAAAAGTATGCTGATTTTAGCGGCAAAGCAAAGCGACCAGAGTTCTGGTGGTGGGTTGTTGCCTCTATCATTATCAGTGCTGCTCTCAACATGATCTTTCCTCTTATTGGAGGAATTTTTTCTTTAGCAATCCTGTTGCCAAGTTTGAGTGTGGGTTCAAGACGCTTGCATGATGTAGGAATGAGTGGTTGGTGGCAATTGATTGGACTTACGGGAATTGGACTTCTTGTGCTGATTTTCTTTTGGGCTCAAAAAGGAAAAGGTTAG
- a CDS encoding tyrosine-type recombinase/integrase has translation MIKLRFSLEDSRFHLRFRFSKIFFTIAKTIPNGCYHPKDKSWSYPNDPIILKQLLSAFEPHDIRILPKEIPKKCGILEDFFKATRDRNFTFCTTKTYYSHLLRLLTFTEKLPSNIRMLDLETYLDYLVTERKAKAASIRSSRQAFIFYFREVRKQFTHLKFPRMKVESKLPEVLSAEETRAIFDALPNRKHKILLLISYSSGLRVSEVIHLKITDIDLKRNMVRVTQGKGKKDRYTVLASSLIEELKEYLKVREYNLLLRQSYNEVRANPWLFPGAKNRPLHIRTAEMIFTNAAKKAKIQKKVSFHSLRHAFATHLLELGTDLRMIQTLLGHTSVRTTQIYTKVARTRLENIVSPLDRIPTTTDKNNPSGDKT, from the coding sequence ATGATCAAACTTCGTTTTTCTCTCGAGGACAGTCGATTTCATTTACGATTTCGATTTTCAAAAATCTTTTTCACCATTGCAAAAACCATTCCTAATGGTTGTTACCATCCAAAGGATAAGTCTTGGTCATATCCCAACGATCCAATCATCCTAAAACAATTACTAAGTGCATTTGAACCTCATGATATCCGAATATTACCAAAAGAAATTCCAAAAAAATGTGGAATTCTAGAAGATTTTTTCAAAGCAACAAGGGATAGAAACTTTACCTTTTGTACGACCAAAACATATTATTCTCATCTGCTTCGATTGTTAACTTTCACAGAAAAATTACCTTCAAACATTAGAATGTTAGATTTAGAAACTTATTTAGATTATTTGGTAACAGAACGCAAAGCAAAAGCCGCAAGTATCAGATCCTCGAGACAAGCATTTATCTTTTATTTTCGTGAAGTGAGAAAACAATTCACTCATTTAAAATTTCCACGAATGAAAGTTGAATCAAAACTTCCAGAGGTTTTATCAGCAGAAGAAACAAGGGCAATCTTCGATGCACTTCCCAATAGAAAACATAAAATATTACTTCTTATCAGTTATTCCTCTGGTCTCAGAGTCAGCGAAGTGATCCACCTAAAAATAACCGATATCGATTTGAAACGAAATATGGTTCGAGTCACACAAGGTAAAGGAAAAAAAGATCGATACACAGTGCTTGCTTCATCACTAATCGAGGAACTAAAAGAATATTTAAAAGTAAGGGAATACAACTTACTCTTACGACAAAGTTATAATGAAGTACGTGCCAATCCTTGGTTGTTTCCTGGTGCTAAAAATAGACCACTTCATATCCGTACGGCGGAAATGATATTCACAAATGCTGCTAAAAAAGCAAAAATCCAAAAGAAGGTGAGTTTTCATAGTTTGCGACATGCCTTTGCCACCCATCTCTTAGAACTGGGAACGGATTTACGAATGATCCAAACTTTACTCGGGCACACAAGTGTCCGAACCACTCAGATTTATACAAAAGTGGCAAGAACTCGGTTAGAAAATATTGTTAGTCCCTTAGATCGAATTCCGACCACAACGGATAAAAACAATCCGAGTGGAGATAAAACGTAA